From a region of the Gossypium raimondii isolate GPD5lz chromosome 10, ASM2569854v1, whole genome shotgun sequence genome:
- the LOC105777580 gene encoding uncharacterized protein LOC105777580 has product MSLQHFSHQHPLVFIENQCHEIEKVYCFGCGELVSGSSFGCVQCGFYLHKQCAEAPAEMDHPFHRNHNLNLLTRNPYEIGTGTCDFCRKPCENFVYHCSCKLDFHIKCALFSHSIAEKRNAEFQDIPRIDPSINTGNVTEELKKAECFACMKPLLDSVYFSPNCGFYLHAKCVDLPAEINHLFHQEHPLFLQFNSQRLSCKICREPQRPGFVYCCSPCKFLLHIQCATVPTKINQPFHREHPVLLQNVHECLPCQICQETTELDDVVYFCSICKFVLHIRCVSSPPTIEDKLHHEHPFTLFPRQVSFCDACGTLGDYVPYICSTCGIFVHKKCISVPRIIKFFRHQHSISHTYFIERREHETWECRVCLEEVNTKHGSYFCSKCNYIVHVKCATKNRHWYYEVDSTETEATDSDELVDLREIVADTWIKHSWHHHNLTLSGDFKDFKQCDGCFLPIDTPHYYCSQCDFFLHKACAELPVKKHIWFHFCQRLNKLTSGRIFRCDVCNYVTSGFAYNCDECVASYCLRCSLVSDLARYQGHEHLLHPFLFNYEELCSACGESVGFRYAAMRCKPCNFNLHRTCITLPLTAQHSSDVHPFKLTYHEDDDNYSEGHYCDICEAERNPKHWFYHCSACNTSAHPKCVLKEYPFIKPGTIYKEEVYPHHLTFVKRVGFYPECDKCGKHCLDLSLQCKTVGCSYVVHWECR; this is encoded by the coding sequence ATGAGTCTTCAACACTTTAGCCATCAACATCCACTGGTGTTCATTGAAAACCAGTGCCACGAAATCGAAAAGGTGTATTGCTTTGGATGTGGGGAGTTAGTGTCAGGTTCCAGCTTTGGTTGTGTGCAGTGTGGGTTTTACCTACACAAGCAGTGCGCTGAGGCACCTGCTGAGATGGATCACCCATTCCATCGCAACCACAACCTTAATCTTCTTACAAGGAATCCATACGAGATCGGCACGGGCACCTGCGATTTCTGCAGAAAACCCTGTGAGAATTTTGTTTATCATTGTTCTTGCAAGTTAGACTTTCATATCAAATGTGCATTATTTTCTCATAGCATTGCTGAGAAAAGGAATGCAGAGTTTCAAGACATTCCCCGTATAGATCCATCCATCAATACAGGAAATGTTACTGAAGAACTCAAAAAAGCTGAATGTTTTGCTTGTATGAAGCCATTACTAGATTCTGTATACTTTTCTCCTAATTGTGGCTTTTACCTGCATGCAAAATGTGTTGATCTACCAGCAGAAATCAATCACCTCTTCCACCAAGAACATCCtctctttttacaatttaacagTCAAAGACTCTCTTGCAAGATTTGTCGAGAACCCCAACGTCCAGGATTTGTTTATTGTTGTTCACCTTGCAAATTTCTCCTTCATATCCAATGTGCCACAGTACCTACCAAAATCAATCAGCCTTTCCATCGCGAACATCCTGTTCTTCTTCAAAATGTCCATGAATGTCTTCCTTGCCAAATATGCCAAGAAACCACCGAACTTGATGATGTCGtgtatttttgttcaatttgcaAGTTTGTCCTTCACATTAGGTGTGTTTCATCGCCACCAACTATAGAAGATAAACTTCATCATGAACATCCATTTACCCTATTTCCAAGACAAGTCTCATTTTGTGATGCTTGTGGCACTTTAGGGGATTATGTTCCTTATATTTGTTCTACATGCGGTATTTTTGTCCATAAAAAATGCATTTCAGTGCCACGTATCATCAAATTCTTTCGGCATCAGCACAGCATTTCCCACACGTATTTCATTGAACGACGTGAACATGAAACTTGGGAATGTAGAGTTTGCTTGGAGGAGGTGAACACAAAGCATGGGAGTTACTTTTGTTCTAAATGCAATTACATAGTCCATGTAAAGTGTGCAACAAAAAACCGTCATTGGTATTACGAGGTTGACTCTACAGAAACAGAAGCGACGGACTCAGATGAACTTGTCGATTTGAGAGAAATTGTGGCAGACACTTGGATTAAACATTCATGGCATCACCATAACTTAACACTGAGTGGAGActtcaaggattttaaacaaTGCGACGGTTGCTTTCTACCCATCGATACTCCTCATTATTATTGTTCACAATGTGATTTCTTCCTCCACAAAGCTTGTGCTGAATTACCTGTGAAGAAGCATATTTGGTTTCACTTTTGCCAAAGGCTTAATAAACTTACTTCTGGTCGCATTTTTCGATGTGATGTTTGCAACTATGTAACAAGTGGCTTTGCCTATAACTGTGACGAATGCGTAGCAAGTTATTGTTTGCGATGTTCTTTGGTTTCTGATTTGGCTAGATATCAAGGACATGAACATCTTCTCCACCCTTTTCTTTTCAACTATGAAGAGTTGTGTAGTGCTTGTGGAGAGTCTGTTGGGTTTAGATATGCCGCAATGAGATGCAAGCCTTGCAATTTTAATTTGCACCGAACCTGTATTACATTGCCTCTTACAGCTCAACATAGTTCTGATGTACATCCTTTCAAGCTCACTTATCACGAGGATGATGACAATTATTCTGAAGGTCATTATTGTGATATTTGTGAAGCGGAAAGGAATCCCAAACATTGGTTTTATCATTGTTCAGCTTGTAACACTTCAGCTCATCCCAAATGTGTTCttaaagaatatccatttatcaAGCCTGGGACCATCTACAAAGAAGAAGTTTATCCACATCATCTCACTTTTGTCAAAAGGGTTGGGTTTTATCCAGAATGTGATAAATGTGGTAAGCACTGCCTTGATCTGTCCCTTCAATGTAAGACAGTTGGATGCAGCTATGTTGTTCATTGGGAGTGTAGATGA